The nucleotide sequence GGCGCTTTCCCGACTGTGCAGGAATTAAGCGGAATCCGTATTACCTCTCCACCCTCTCCCCTCCGCTCAAGACGGCTTGAGGATTTCCTCGATTCGCCCCTGCACGTCGTCGCTCAGGCGCACGCCCGCCGCCTTGACGGTGTCCTGAATCTGGCCGACCTTGGTGGCGCCGGTAATCACGCTGCTCACGCCCTTTTGCCGCAGCAGCCACGCCAGGGCAAGCTGCGCGCGGGTGATGCCCAGGTCGTCGGCAATGGGTTTCAGGTCGCGCACCTTCTGGATGTTCTCGTCGGTCAGGTAGCTGCCCGCCCAGTTTTCCTTCTCGGTCAGGCGGGCGCCCTCGGGCCGTCCCTCGTCGTACTTGCCGGTCAGCAGGCCCATCGCCAGCGGACTCCACACGACCAGGCCCAGCCCCGCGTCCTCGGTGTAGGGCAGGATTTCCTTCTCCACGCGCTCGCGGCGCACCATCGAGTATTCGGGCTGCTCGGTGACGGGCGCGTGCAGGCCGTTGGCCCGTGCGAACTCCACCGCCTGGGCAATGCGGGCGGCGGGCCACATGGACGTGCCCCAGTACAGCGCCTTGCCGTCGCGGATGACCTGATCGAAGGCCATCACGATTTCTTCCATCGGCACTTCGGGGTCGTAGCGGTGGGCGAAGTAGATGTCGAGGTAATCGGTGCCCAGCCGCCGCAGGCTGCCGTCGATGCTCTCCAGCACGTGCTTGCGCGACAGGCCCCGGTCGTTCACGTCGTCGCTCATGGGCCAGAAGACCTTGCTGGAGATGACCAGGGTATGCCGGGGAAACTCGCGCAGCACGGCGCCCATGAGCTGCTCGGACTGGCCCCGGGCGTACACGTCGGCCTGGTCGAAGAAGTTCACGCCCTCGTCGTAGGCCGCCCGCACGATGTCGCCCACCATCTTGGACGCGTCCTGATTGACGCCGTAGGTTTCCCAGCCGCCCAGGGCGACCTCGCTGACCTTCAGACCACTCCTGCCGAGTTTGCGGTATTCCATGTTGGGCGCACTTTAACTCTTAAAGCATGGCGGCTCTGTGTGCGGGCGGTCAGGTTAAGGCGCCGTGAACGTGCCGGGCGCCCACCGTCTGCAACTTTTGGTGCACTCGCCCGGCGCGGTCCTCGCCTATGCTGCGGCCTGTGAGTCAGCACAGGCAGGGCAACGTGATCGAAACCCGCGAACTGCGCAAGGTCTACCGGGGCCGGGCGGTGGTGGACGGCCTGGACCTGACGGTGGGTGAGGGTGAGGTCTTCGGTTTTCTCGGTCCCAACGGCGCGGGCAAGTCCACCACCGTCAAGATGCTGCTGGGGCTGGTGCTGCCCTCGGGCGGCGAGGCGCGGGTGCTGGGCGGCTCGCCCGCCGACCCGGCGGTGCGGGCGCGGCTGGGGTTTTTGCCCGAGCAGTTCCGGTTTCAGCTGTGGATGACCGGCGAGGAGTTCCTGAAGTTTCATGGCCGCCTCGCCGGAATGACGGCAAGCGACCTGCGCGTGCGGGTGCCGCAGGTGCTGGAGGAAGTCGGCCTCGGCGGGCGCGGCGGCGAACAACTCGGCGGCTACTCCAAGGGGATGCTGCAACGCTGCGGGCTGGCGGGGGCGATTCTGGCGCGTCCCCGGCTGGTGTTTCTGGACGAACCCACCTCGGCGCTCGACCCCATCGGGCGGGTCGAGGTGCGCGAAATCATCGAGCGGCTCAGGGGCGAGGGGGTGGCGGTGTTTCTCAACTCGCACCTGCTCTCGGAAGTCGAGCAGGTGTGTGACCGGGTGGCCTTCGTCAAGGCGGGGCGGGTGCTGCAACAGGGCAGCATGCGCGAGCTGATGGGCGGCGTGATTCCGGTCAGTGTGCGCCTGGACCGCGTGACGCCCGAACTGCGCTCGGCCCTGGCAAGCATCGGGGAAATTCACCGCGAGGACACGAACACGCCGGGCCGCGCCGATGTCGAGCTGTGGCTGCAAAGCGAGGAGCAGGTGCCTGCCGTGGCGGGGGCCATTCACGCGGCGGGGGCGCACCTCTACGCGCTGACGCCGCGCCGCCCCGACCTCGAAAGCCTGTTTCTGGAACTGATCGAGGGCACGGCGGGGCATCAGGGAGGGCACCATGCGTAACTTCTGGCACTCGGCGCGGCTGATGGCCGAACTCGCGCTGCGCGAGGCGGTGCGCAAGAAACTGGTGGCGGTGCTGCTGATCCTCAGCGCCCTGTTTCTGGGGTTTTACCTGTTCGGCATCTACAAGGTGGACGACCAGCTCAACCAGCGGGCCGTCGAAGCCGGGCTGGAAGGCCGCAGCCGCACGGGTCTGGCC is from Deinococcus wulumuqiensis R12 and encodes:
- a CDS encoding ABC transporter ATP-binding protein, with product MLRPVSQHRQGNVIETRELRKVYRGRAVVDGLDLTVGEGEVFGFLGPNGAGKSTTVKMLLGLVLPSGGEARVLGGSPADPAVRARLGFLPEQFRFQLWMTGEEFLKFHGRLAGMTASDLRVRVPQVLEEVGLGGRGGEQLGGYSKGMLQRCGLAGAILARPRLVFLDEPTSALDPIGRVEVREIIERLRGEGVAVFLNSHLLSEVEQVCDRVAFVKAGRVLQQGSMRELMGGVIPVSVRLDRVTPELRSALASIGEIHREDTNTPGRADVELWLQSEEQVPAVAGAIHAAGAHLYALTPRRPDLESLFLELIEGTAGHQGGHHA
- a CDS encoding aldo/keto reductase family protein is translated as MEYRKLGRSGLKVSEVALGGWETYGVNQDASKMVGDIVRAAYDEGVNFFDQADVYARGQSEQLMGAVLREFPRHTLVISSKVFWPMSDDVNDRGLSRKHVLESIDGSLRRLGTDYLDIYFAHRYDPEVPMEEIVMAFDQVIRDGKALYWGTSMWPAARIAQAVEFARANGLHAPVTEQPEYSMVRRERVEKEILPYTEDAGLGLVVWSPLAMGLLTGKYDEGRPEGARLTEKENWAGSYLTDENIQKVRDLKPIADDLGITRAQLALAWLLRQKGVSSVITGATKVGQIQDTVKAAGVRLSDDVQGRIEEILKPS